Proteins from a single region of Undibacterium sp. KW1:
- the rpsF gene encoding 30S ribosomal protein S6, which yields MRHYEIVFIVHPDQSEQVPAMIERYKASVVARGGQIHRVEDWGRRQLAYMIQKLAKAHYVCMNIECDAETLLELETAFKFNDAVLRHLTVKLKKAETTPSPMMKAVQKEDAAKAQRVEAPAA from the coding sequence ATGCGTCATTATGAAATCGTATTTATCGTACATCCAGATCAGAGCGAGCAAGTTCCTGCAATGATCGAGCGCTACAAGGCAAGTGTTGTAGCCCGTGGTGGTCAAATCCACCGCGTTGAAGACTGGGGCCGTCGTCAACTGGCTTACATGATTCAAAAACTGGCGAAAGCGCACTACGTTTGCATGAACATCGAATGCGATGCTGAAACTCTGCTCGAGTTGGAAACAGCATTCAAATTCAATGATGCTGTCTTGCGTCACCTGACAGTCAAATTGAAAAAAGCAGAAACAACACCTTCTCCTATGATGAAAGCTGTTCAGAAAGAAGATGCTGCAAAAGCGCAACGTGTTGAAGCACCTGCTGCTTAA
- the priB gene encoding primosomal replication protein N, translated as MNQLKLVARIVEKSALRYTPAGIPIASATLMHSSETREANTVRQVEFEISAMAAGEISRRFTEIALEQPMEFTGFLARKNRNSKSLVFHITEFGTHLLD; from the coding sequence GTGAATCAGCTGAAGCTCGTAGCCCGGATTGTGGAAAAAAGCGCATTGCGCTACACCCCGGCCGGTATTCCGATAGCTTCTGCTACCTTGATGCATAGTTCAGAAACTCGTGAGGCGAACACTGTCCGCCAGGTCGAGTTTGAGATTTCTGCGATGGCTGCTGGTGAAATATCCCGGCGTTTTACAGAAATTGCCCTGGAACAGCCCATGGAATTCACCGGTTTTTTAGCGCGCAAAAATCGCAATAGCAAAAGTCTCGTTTTTCATATCACTGAATTCGGGACACATTTACTAGATTAG
- the rpsR gene encoding 30S ribosomal protein S18, with amino-acid sequence MAFGKKFDKSKLKQKRQQQNPLFKRKKFCRFTAAHVEKVDYKDIDTLKDFVQENGKIMPARLTGTKALYQRQVDTAIKRARYLALLPYTDLHTA; translated from the coding sequence ATGGCATTCGGTAAAAAATTCGACAAAAGCAAATTGAAGCAAAAGCGTCAACAACAAAACCCTTTGTTCAAGCGCAAAAAATTCTGCCGCTTCACAGCAGCACATGTAGAAAAAGTTGACTACAAAGACATCGACACACTGAAAGATTTCGTGCAAGAAAACGGCAAAATCATGCCAGCACGTTTGACCGGTACAAAAGCGCTGTATCAACGTCAAGTTGACACTGCAATCAAACGTGCACGTTACCTCGCGTTGCTGCCATACACTGATTTGCACACAGCGTAA
- the rplI gene encoding 50S ribosomal protein L9, with amino-acid sequence MQVILLDKVVNLGNLGDVVRVKDGYARNFLIPQRMARRATTAAVAEFEAKRAELEKAAAAKLAAAQAQGEKLSGLTVQITQKAGVDGRLFGSVTNADIAEALTKQGFAVEKAQVRLPQGPLKIAGDHSVSVALHTDVVVDVIVAVLGEHA; translated from the coding sequence ATGCAAGTTATTCTGTTGGATAAAGTCGTTAATCTCGGCAATCTGGGTGATGTAGTTCGCGTAAAAGACGGCTATGCACGTAACTTTTTGATTCCACAACGTATGGCTCGTCGTGCTACGACAGCTGCAGTTGCTGAATTCGAAGCTAAACGCGCTGAACTGGAAAAAGCAGCAGCAGCCAAATTGGCAGCAGCTCAAGCTCAAGGCGAAAAACTGTCCGGTCTGACCGTGCAAATCACACAAAAAGCGGGTGTAGATGGCCGTTTGTTTGGTTCAGTTACTAATGCTGATATCGCTGAAGCCCTGACTAAACAAGGTTTTGCGGTAGAAAAAGCACAAGTGCGTTTGCCACAAGGTCCATTGAAGATCGCTGGCGATCACAGTGTTTCCGTTGCTCTGCACACTGATGTAGTAGTTGACGTTATCGTTGCTGTATTGGGCGAACACGCTTAA
- a CDS encoding replicative DNA helicase, translating into MKAGSDPQLDALRVPPHSIEAEQSVLGGLLLDNAAWDRIADFINEEDFYRYDHRIIFQCMVKLINSSRPADVITVYEALNGMGKAEDAGGLTYLNALAQNTPSAANIRRYAEIVRDRGVLRKLITVADEISGDAFNPQGKEVKQMLDAAESKIFAIAEEGARGAQGFQAIQPLLTQVVERIDELYNRDNQNDITGVPTGFVDLDKMTSGLQPGDLIIVAGRPSMGKTAFSLNIGENVAIDSGLPVAVFSMEMGGAQLAMRMLGSVGRLDQSRLRVGKLTDEDWPRLTHAIQKMNDAQLYIDETPALSSIELRARSRRLARQCGKLGLVIVDYLQLMSANNAGENRATEISEISRNLKGLAKELHCPVIALSQLNRSLEQRPNKRPVMSDLRESGAIEQDADVIIFLYRDQVYNPDSPDKGTAEIIIGKQRNGPIGSVRLTFLGEYTKFDNYVGHLSVFGDNE; encoded by the coding sequence ATGAAAGCTGGTTCTGATCCTCAACTTGATGCCTTGCGTGTCCCCCCTCATTCCATAGAAGCAGAGCAATCTGTTCTCGGAGGTTTGCTGCTTGATAATGCCGCCTGGGATCGTATCGCTGACTTCATCAACGAAGAAGATTTTTATCGTTATGACCACAGGATTATTTTCCAGTGCATGGTCAAATTGATCAATTCTTCCCGTCCTGCTGACGTCATCACTGTGTATGAAGCCCTGAATGGCATGGGCAAGGCAGAAGACGCCGGTGGCCTTACCTACCTCAACGCGCTCGCGCAGAATACGCCTTCGGCTGCGAATATACGCCGCTATGCAGAGATCGTGCGTGACCGTGGTGTCTTGCGCAAGCTGATTACCGTGGCAGATGAGATCTCAGGGGACGCCTTTAACCCGCAAGGGAAAGAGGTCAAGCAAATGCTGGACGCGGCGGAATCCAAGATTTTTGCCATCGCCGAAGAGGGCGCGCGTGGAGCACAAGGTTTCCAGGCCATCCAGCCCTTGCTGACACAAGTCGTTGAACGCATTGATGAATTGTACAACCGCGACAACCAGAACGATATTACCGGTGTGCCTACCGGTTTTGTTGATCTGGACAAAATGACTTCAGGTTTGCAGCCAGGTGATCTGATCATTGTGGCGGGACGTCCATCCATGGGTAAAACTGCCTTCTCGCTGAATATAGGTGAGAACGTGGCCATAGACAGTGGCTTGCCAGTCGCCGTGTTCTCCATGGAGATGGGTGGCGCCCAGTTGGCCATGCGTATGCTGGGTTCGGTAGGTCGTCTGGATCAAAGCCGCCTGCGGGTCGGCAAGCTGACTGATGAAGACTGGCCCCGCCTGACGCATGCGATACAAAAAATGAATGATGCGCAGTTGTACATTGATGAAACACCAGCGTTGAGTTCTATTGAATTGCGTGCCCGATCACGCCGCCTGGCGCGCCAGTGTGGCAAACTGGGTTTGGTGATAGTCGATTACTTGCAATTGATGTCAGCCAATAATGCCGGTGAAAACCGTGCGACCGAGATTTCTGAAATTTCCCGTAACTTGAAGGGCTTGGCAAAAGAACTGCATTGTCCAGTGATTGCCTTATCCCAGTTGAACCGCTCCCTGGAACAAAGGCCAAATAAACGTCCTGTCATGTCTGACTTGCGTGAATCTGGTGCGATTGAACAGGATGCTGACGTCATCATCTTTTTGTATCGTGACCAGGTATACAACCCGGATTCACCGGACAAGGGGACGGCAGAAATCATTATTGGTAAGCAGCGTAACGGCCCCATTGGTAGCGTGCGTCTGACTTTTCTGGGTGAATACACCAAATTCGATAACTATGTCGGTCATTTGTCCGTGTTTGGTGATAACGAATAA
- a CDS encoding DUF47 domain-containing protein encodes MFGRLMPTEGKFFELFNQHAELCVKGSKEMVALMTNFDDLEIRVHAIESIEKQADTVTYNTIELLHKTFITPLDRDDIHKLITRMDDILDLLEDAGQTISLYDIREITPEAKRLAELCLGCAEKVKAAVALLHNMDNSREILALCEEIDRLESDADHVMRAAMSKLFRDEPDVRNLIKLKAIYEILETVTDRCEDVANIIEGIIVENA; translated from the coding sequence ATGTTTGGACGCTTGATGCCCACCGAGGGCAAATTTTTTGAACTCTTCAATCAACATGCTGAGTTATGTGTCAAAGGCTCCAAGGAAATGGTTGCCCTGATGACGAACTTTGATGACCTGGAGATCCGTGTTCACGCGATAGAGAGCATAGAAAAACAGGCTGATACTGTCACTTACAACACGATAGAATTGTTGCACAAAACCTTCATCACACCACTGGACCGTGATGACATCCACAAACTGATCACACGGATGGATGATATTCTGGATTTGCTGGAAGATGCGGGCCAGACCATCTCCCTGTACGATATCCGTGAAATCACACCAGAAGCCAAGCGCCTTGCTGAACTTTGCCTGGGTTGTGCCGAGAAAGTGAAGGCAGCCGTAGCCTTGCTGCACAACATGGATAATTCCCGCGAAATTCTGGCACTGTGCGAAGAAATCGACCGCCTGGAATCAGACGCTGACCATGTCATGCGCGCTGCCATGTCCAAACTGTTCCGCGATGAACCTGATGTCCGCAATCTGATTAAACTCAAAGCGATTTACGAAATTCTGGAAACAGTAACGGATCGTTGTGAGGATGTCGCCAATATCATAGAAGGCATTATTGTTGAGAACGCTTAA
- a CDS encoding inorganic phosphate transporter: protein MQSFHMSLYVIILLVVLALLFDFMNGFHDAANAIATVVSTGVLKPSQAVAMAALFNVFAFFVFNLSVAKTIGKGTIDPVIVDHYVIFGALVGAIFWNLVTWYFGIPSSSSHALIGGLIGAAVAKEGTGALIAAGLYKIILFIVLSPLLGFVLGSVMMLIVSWLFVKSTPRKVDKWFRRLQLVSASVFSLGHGGNDAQKTMGIIWMLLIAAGYSSEADKGPPSWVVYSCYAAIGLGTLFGGWRIVKTMGQKITKLKPVGGFCAETGGAITLIMATVLGIPVSTTHTITGAIVGVGSAQKMSAVRWGVAGNIVWAWILTIPASAFVAAIAWWIGKHIL, encoded by the coding sequence ATGCAATCCTTTCATATGAGCCTGTATGTCATCATCTTATTGGTGGTACTGGCATTGTTATTCGATTTCATGAACGGCTTCCATGATGCCGCCAATGCGATCGCAACCGTTGTATCGACGGGAGTATTGAAGCCTAGCCAGGCTGTAGCCATGGCTGCCTTATTCAATGTATTTGCTTTTTTTGTTTTTAACCTGTCAGTTGCCAAGACCATAGGCAAAGGTACGATTGATCCTGTCATTGTTGATCACTATGTCATCTTTGGTGCCCTGGTCGGGGCGATATTCTGGAATCTGGTGACCTGGTATTTCGGTATCCCGTCCTCGTCTTCACACGCCCTGATTGGTGGCCTGATAGGCGCTGCAGTGGCGAAAGAAGGTACTGGGGCCCTGATTGCTGCTGGTCTGTACAAGATCATCCTGTTTATCGTCTTGTCACCCTTGCTGGGCTTTGTGCTGGGTTCCGTGATGATGCTGATTGTCTCCTGGCTGTTCGTTAAGTCGACACCAAGGAAAGTGGATAAATGGTTCCGTCGCCTGCAACTGGTATCAGCTTCTGTCTTCAGTCTGGGACATGGTGGTAATGATGCTCAGAAGACCATGGGCATCATCTGGATGTTGTTGATTGCTGCCGGTTATTCCAGTGAGGCTGATAAAGGCCCGCCGAGCTGGGTAGTGTATTCCTGCTATGCAGCCATAGGCCTGGGTACCTTGTTTGGTGGCTGGCGTATCGTGAAAACCATGGGTCAGAAAATCACCAAACTCAAACCAGTAGGCGGTTTTTGTGCTGAAACCGGTGGTGCCATCACCCTGATCATGGCAACGGTACTGGGCATTCCTGTATCGACAACGCACACCATTACTGGTGCGATCGTTGGTGTAGGTTCAGCGCAAAAAATGTCTGCAGTGCGCTGGGGTGTTGCTGGCAATATCGTCTGGGCATGGATTTTGACAATCCCGGCTTCTGCATTTGTGGCAGCCATAGCCTGGTGGATAGGTAAACACATCCTGTAG
- a CDS encoding LytTR family DNA-binding domain-containing protein, which translates to MPTAIIADDERLMRDQLKSRLEQVWPELEILDEAKNGEEAVALVETHKPDLVFLDIRMPVKTGLEAAKDIGNKAHIVFITAYDQYAIQAFDHGAVDYVLKPADVERLTRTVERLQARLTAQSQPNDMSTMLSQLAKQMGIAPKPNYLQWIQASIGQELRLIPVEEILFFQSDEKYTRVQTATYEALIRKPVRDLADELDPALFWQIHRSTLVNAKAISGVVRDLRGRHLVQIKGLTEKLEVSRSFVHLFKQM; encoded by the coding sequence ATGCCTACTGCCATAATTGCTGATGATGAAAGACTGATGCGCGACCAGTTAAAGTCGCGCCTGGAACAGGTCTGGCCCGAGCTGGAAATTCTGGATGAAGCAAAAAATGGCGAGGAAGCTGTCGCCCTGGTCGAAACACACAAACCAGACCTGGTTTTCCTGGACATACGCATGCCGGTCAAAACCGGGCTGGAAGCGGCCAAGGACATAGGCAACAAGGCGCATATCGTTTTCATCACAGCTTACGATCAATATGCGATACAGGCTTTTGATCATGGTGCAGTTGATTATGTACTCAAGCCCGCCGACGTAGAGAGGCTGACGCGCACGGTAGAAAGACTCCAGGCGAGGTTAACTGCCCAGAGCCAGCCAAATGACATGAGCACCATGCTGTCACAACTGGCAAAACAGATGGGGATAGCACCCAAGCCCAATTACCTGCAATGGATACAGGCATCGATAGGCCAGGAACTGCGACTGATACCAGTAGAAGAAATTCTGTTCTTCCAGTCTGACGAAAAATACACGCGGGTACAGACCGCCACTTACGAAGCGCTGATACGCAAACCTGTGCGCGATCTGGCAGATGAACTCGACCCCGCCCTGTTCTGGCAAATCCACAGATCGACACTGGTGAACGCCAAAGCTATTTCAGGTGTAGTGCGCGACCTGCGTGGCCGCCATCTCGTGCAAATCAAAGGGCTGACAGAAAAGCTGGAAGTCAGCCGCAGTTTCGTGCATTTGTTCAAACAGATGTGA
- a CDS encoding sensor histidine kinase, with protein MNNTNADTIKQLIADLMAWLSKSFDTTAAWVTKLSWWKFFLFAIITITAGSMLQDMLFTSEEKVVVTKSSPSGKSSKAKKTSKISDGDTSIEIDNTGLHIRKNNIDGKGKQIEIDENGVHISKDSGITPPAPPSAPAAPGTVAPPAPPTPPSPPSISENDDIHIKLPAEIAKEISEEINNAVADAADEEVRSYKRTSSKWFVNFVVLLVFGLFGMKALMSGKVRAEEKAKEAGMAAERESLLRQVSEAQMQMMQAQVEPHFLFNTLASVEHLIETDPPRAAAMQRSLIAYLRAVLPQMRENASVTNLGREADMIKSYLELLKMRMEERLNVDFIMPEGLRSASFPPMMLQSLVENAIKHGLECKAEGGTIRFHAEVAHNKLRVSVTDDGLGFGAMPSNGTGLGLQNIRERLKLIYKEKGQMIITPNQPSGVCVTIEIPYELAN; from the coding sequence ATGAATAATACCAATGCAGATACGATCAAGCAGCTTATCGCCGACCTGATGGCCTGGCTCAGCAAAAGCTTTGACACAACGGCAGCCTGGGTGACCAAATTATCCTGGTGGAAGTTTTTCTTGTTTGCCATTATCACCATCACTGCAGGCAGCATGCTGCAGGACATGCTGTTCACATCGGAAGAAAAGGTGGTTGTCACAAAAAGCAGCCCATCTGGCAAATCCAGCAAGGCAAAAAAAACCAGCAAGATCAGCGATGGTGATACCAGTATAGAAATAGACAATACTGGCCTGCATATCCGTAAAAACAATATCGACGGCAAGGGCAAGCAGATAGAGATTGATGAGAACGGTGTCCACATCAGCAAGGACAGCGGCATTACTCCCCCTGCTCCGCCGTCAGCACCAGCCGCCCCTGGTACAGTTGCACCTCCCGCACCACCAACACCTCCTAGCCCGCCGTCAATCTCAGAGAATGACGATATCCACATCAAGCTGCCTGCTGAAATAGCCAAGGAAATCAGCGAAGAAATCAATAATGCAGTTGCCGATGCTGCCGACGAAGAAGTACGAAGCTATAAACGCACCTCCTCCAAATGGTTTGTCAACTTCGTGGTCTTGCTGGTATTTGGCCTGTTTGGCATGAAAGCCCTGATGAGCGGCAAAGTCCGTGCCGAAGAAAAGGCCAAGGAAGCGGGCATGGCAGCCGAGCGCGAATCGCTGTTGCGTCAGGTCAGCGAAGCGCAGATGCAAATGATGCAAGCGCAGGTAGAGCCACATTTTCTGTTCAATACCCTGGCCTCGGTCGAGCATTTGATAGAAACCGATCCTCCACGTGCCGCTGCCATGCAGCGCAGCCTGATCGCCTATTTGCGTGCTGTCCTGCCACAAATGCGTGAAAATGCCAGCGTGACCAATCTCGGACGTGAAGCAGATATGATCAAATCCTATCTGGAGTTACTGAAAATGCGCATGGAAGAAAGACTGAATGTCGATTTCATCATGCCTGAGGGTTTGCGCAGCGCGTCTTTCCCGCCGATGATGTTGCAATCCCTGGTAGAAAATGCCATCAAGCATGGCCTGGAATGCAAGGCAGAAGGTGGCACCATACGCTTCCATGCCGAGGTTGCGCATAACAAATTGCGTGTTTCAGTGACGGACGATGGACTGGGGTTTGGCGCCATGCCCAGCAACGGTACCGGACTGGGACTACAAAATATACGTGAACGCCTGAAATTGATTTACAAAGAAAAGGGTCAAATGATCATTACCCCTAATCAACCTAGTGGAGTTTGCGTTACTATAGAAATCCCTTACGAATTAGCCAACTAG
- a CDS encoding EAL domain-containing protein codes for MNSTIHSSEDDLVFLDEPDSDETAAASRPAQTWRIMIIDDDPDVHSATTFALGSLEIQHRALSFLHAYSAAEARDILKNETDIAIILLDVVMEQEDAGLQLVSHIRKTLGLTDVRIILRTGQPGYAPEIDAIRDYDINDYKTKSELTRTKLYTAVTSAIRSYEQICAISASRRGLEMIIHASTELMALQGLQNFAAGVLVQIAGLLGLNTEGFVCARQVPVELQEESDDLYIIAATNMYLGSLNKPLEKLGNHATGDIVKRSLEARQSVFEADSTALYFNNVAQKDFTLYLNTGLHLNEMDKRLLGVFCGNVSVGLDNVMLTSRLHNYAFYDPLTGLANRLKLLQTLNETLMTSLKNHSSLSLIDIDHFAETNDALGHQFGDQLLYSVAQRLVANFGDHCQLARVGSDTFALLGDEGLVCPDKILALFNSPFDVDQQDVQLSATIGLIKLDDYESDGSEALKDTNIALKRAKMNRRGGYEYFTRNMGVEIRERVLLMHALRAAFEQKKLFLVFQPQIDMRDGRVLGAEALLRWKTDEGKFIPPDQFIPIAEYSGLIVDIGEWVLRTACLELMHLRSLGYTNFQMAINVSQAQFSHPLFMQSLNKALADTQVPPQYVELEITESMAMKDPELLIKTLHQIKQLGMSISIDDFGTGFSSLSHLQKLDVDKLKIDRAFVNEIQKNPNEGSIAKMIVQLGKNLGLSIIAEGVESEMQANTLLSYDCHIAQGYLYSKPLTRDDLHAWLASR; via the coding sequence ATGAATTCAACGATCCACTCTTCTGAAGATGATCTGGTTTTCCTGGATGAACCAGACAGCGATGAAACTGCGGCGGCGTCGCGGCCTGCGCAGACTTGGCGGATCATGATTATTGATGATGATCCGGATGTCCACTCCGCCACAACCTTTGCGTTGGGCAGCCTGGAGATCCAGCACCGCGCCCTGAGTTTCCTGCACGCGTATTCCGCCGCAGAAGCCCGCGACATCCTGAAAAATGAAACCGATATTGCCATTATCCTGCTGGATGTGGTCATGGAACAGGAGGACGCCGGCCTGCAACTGGTCAGCCATATCCGCAAGACCCTGGGCCTCACTGATGTCAGGATCATCCTGCGTACCGGCCAGCCAGGTTATGCTCCAGAAATCGATGCGATACGCGATTACGACATCAATGATTACAAAACCAAATCAGAACTGACCCGCACCAAGCTGTATACCGCCGTCACCTCAGCCATCCGCTCTTACGAGCAGATTTGCGCCATCAGTGCCAGCCGTCGCGGCCTGGAAATGATTATTCATGCCAGCACTGAATTGATGGCACTACAGGGCCTGCAGAATTTTGCAGCCGGAGTGCTGGTACAGATTGCAGGCTTGCTGGGACTCAATACAGAAGGATTCGTGTGCGCCCGGCAGGTACCTGTGGAGTTGCAGGAAGAAAGTGATGACCTGTACATTATCGCCGCCACCAATATGTACCTGGGCAGCCTCAACAAGCCACTGGAAAAATTAGGTAACCATGCAACCGGCGATATCGTCAAACGCTCGCTGGAAGCCCGCCAGAGCGTGTTTGAAGCAGATTCCACCGCGCTGTACTTCAACAATGTCGCACAAAAGGATTTCACGCTCTACCTCAATACTGGCCTGCATCTGAACGAGATGGACAAGCGTCTGCTGGGTGTGTTCTGCGGCAATGTATCGGTAGGCCTGGATAATGTCATGCTGACTTCACGTTTGCATAACTACGCCTTCTACGACCCGCTGACAGGCCTGGCAAACCGCCTCAAGCTGCTGCAGACCTTGAATGAGACACTGATGACCTCACTCAAGAACCACAGCTCACTGTCGCTCATAGACATAGACCATTTTGCCGAGACCAATGATGCACTTGGCCATCAGTTTGGTGACCAGCTCCTGTATTCCGTTGCACAAAGACTTGTCGCCAATTTTGGTGACCATTGCCAACTGGCAAGAGTTGGCAGCGATACATTCGCCCTGCTGGGCGACGAAGGTCTGGTATGCCCGGATAAGATCCTGGCTTTGTTCAACTCCCCCTTCGACGTCGATCAGCAAGACGTGCAACTGTCGGCAACCATAGGCCTGATCAAGCTTGATGACTATGAAAGCGATGGTTCAGAAGCCCTGAAAGACACCAATATTGCCCTGAAGCGCGCCAAGATGAACCGTCGGGGCGGCTATGAATACTTCACTCGCAACATGGGTGTGGAAATACGTGAGCGCGTCTTGCTCATGCATGCCCTGCGTGCAGCATTTGAGCAAAAAAAATTATTTCTGGTTTTCCAACCGCAGATCGATATGCGTGATGGCCGCGTGCTCGGGGCAGAAGCTTTGTTGCGCTGGAAAACCGACGAAGGCAAATTCATCCCGCCCGATCAGTTTATTCCCATCGCCGAGTATTCTGGCCTGATTGTCGATATAGGTGAATGGGTCTTGCGCACTGCCTGTCTTGAACTGATGCACTTGCGCAGCCTTGGCTATACCAATTTCCAGATGGCGATCAATGTGTCGCAGGCACAGTTTTCACATCCCTTGTTCATGCAATCACTGAACAAGGCATTAGCAGATACCCAGGTGCCACCGCAATATGTGGAACTGGAAATTACCGAATCCATGGCCATGAAAGATCCGGAATTGCTGATCAAGACCCTGCATCAGATCAAGCAACTGGGCATGAGTATCTCTATCGACGACTTTGGCACCGGCTTCTCTTCACTGAGTCATCTGCAAAAACTCGATGTAGATAAATTAAAAATTGACAGGGCCTTTGTCAATGAAATCCAAAAAAATCCTAACGAGGGCAGCATTGCCAAAATGATTGTTCAACTTGGCAAAAACCTCGGGCTGTCCATCATCGCCGAAGGCGTGGAAAGTGAAATGCAGGCAAACACCCTGCTTTCTTACGATTGCCATATCGCCCAGGGCTATCTGTATTCCAAACCCCTGACCCGCGATGATTTGCATGCCTGGCTGGCAAGCAGATAA
- the aroC gene encoding chorismate synthase, producing MSGNTFGTLFTVTTFGESHGPAIGCVIDGCPPGMELSEADIQPELDRRRPGTSRHVTQRQEPDTVEILSGVYQGKTTGTPIGLLIRNQDQRSKDYGNITETFRPGHADFTYWNKYGIRDPRGGGRSSARLTAPVVGAAAIAKKWLNQQYGTVFHGGMSQLGEIVIPFQAWEHAATNPFFAPTTDVALIQQLEDYMDALRKDGDSIGAKIDVVASNVPVGLGEPIYDKLDAEIAYAMMGINAVKGVEIGAGFRSVAQRGSEHGDELTPEGFVGNNAGGILGGISTGQDITVSIAIKPTSSIRTPRRSVDKDGNPVMVETFGRHDPCVGIRATPIAEAMLALVLMDHALRHRAQCGDVKSGT from the coding sequence ATGTCCGGTAATACTTTTGGCACCTTGTTTACTGTTACAACCTTCGGCGAATCCCACGGTCCAGCTATCGGATGCGTGATTGATGGCTGCCCGCCGGGCATGGAATTGTCTGAAGCAGACATACAGCCAGAACTTGACCGCCGCCGCCCCGGCACGTCCCGCCATGTGACCCAGCGCCAGGAGCCTGATACGGTGGAAATTCTGTCCGGTGTATATCAGGGCAAGACAACAGGTACGCCGATAGGTCTGCTGATCCGCAACCAGGACCAGCGCAGTAAAGATTATGGCAACATCACCGAAACTTTTCGACCAGGGCATGCCGATTTCACTTATTGGAATAAATACGGCATTCGCGACCCGCGTGGTGGTGGGCGCTCTTCTGCGCGTTTGACTGCGCCCGTTGTTGGTGCCGCAGCAATCGCAAAAAAGTGGTTGAATCAGCAATATGGGACGGTGTTCCACGGCGGTATGAGTCAGTTGGGTGAAATTGTCATTCCATTTCAAGCCTGGGAGCATGCTGCAACTAACCCGTTCTTTGCGCCAACTACTGATGTTGCGCTGATACAGCAACTTGAAGATTACATGGATGCCTTGCGCAAGGATGGTGACTCCATCGGTGCCAAAATCGATGTCGTTGCCTCCAATGTGCCAGTTGGTCTGGGCGAACCTATCTATGACAAACTTGATGCAGAAATTGCTTATGCCATGATGGGGATTAATGCAGTCAAAGGAGTGGAAATCGGCGCTGGCTTCCGCTCAGTTGCACAACGCGGTTCTGAACATGGTGACGAACTGACACCTGAGGGTTTTGTTGGCAATAATGCCGGTGGCATACTGGGGGGTATTTCTACTGGTCAGGATATTACGGTTTCGATTGCGATCAAACCTACCTCCTCAATACGTACGCCAAGAAGATCAGTCGATAAAGATGGTAATCCTGTCATGGTGGAAACCTTTGGACGTCATGATCCCTGTGTCGGCATCCGCGCCACACCAATCGCTGAAGCCATGCTGGCGCTGGTCCTGATGGATCATGCACTACGCCACAGGGCGCAATGTGGTGATGTCAAGTCTGGTACCTGA